One segment of bacterium DNA contains the following:
- a CDS encoding ribonuclease HI family protein, with translation MQKLSSEKFIVFTDGGSRGNPGPAALGIVVQNEKGEVLKTYGQYLGERTNNEAEYEAVIFALKKLKALWGLKASSKFSVEFRIDSQLVVEQLSDRYKITEEHIGKLYLAVRNLKMDFGGVTFTHIPREKNIQADRLVNEALDASERALQRPSLNF, from the coding sequence ATGCAGAAACTTTCTTCAGAAAAATTTATCGTTTTCACCGATGGCGGCAGCCGTGGAAACCCGGGTCCCGCCGCGCTGGGCATTGTGGTGCAAAATGAAAAAGGAGAGGTTCTTAAGACCTATGGCCAGTATCTGGGAGAGCGCACCAACAACGAAGCGGAGTACGAGGCCGTTATTTTCGCGTTGAAGAAGTTAAAAGCATTATGGGGCCTGAAGGCGTCCTCAAAATTCTCCGTAGAGTTTCGGATAGACAGCCAGCTTGTGGTGGAGCAGCTCTCCGATCGTTATAAAATAACCGAAGAACATATAGGGAAATTATATCTTGCGGTGCGGAATCTCAAGATGGATTTTGGCGGCGTGACATTTACGCACATTCCAAGAGAAAAAAACATCCAGGCAGATCGCCTGGTAAATGAGGCACTCGACGCTTCTGAGCGCGCGCTTCAACGGCCTTCTCTAAATTTCTAA